A single window of Pseudarthrobacter psychrotolerans DNA harbors:
- the rpsB gene encoding 30S ribosomal protein S2 — MPVVTMRQLLDSGVHFGHQTRRWNPKMKRFIFTERNGIYIIDLQQSLSYIDRAFEFVKATVAHGGTVLFVGTKKQAQESIAEQATRVGQPYVNQRWLGGMLTNFQTVSKRIQRMKELEEIDFDDVAGSAYTKKELLLLRRELTKLETNLGGIRNLTKAPSVLWIVDTKKEHLAVDEAKKLNIPVVAILDTNCDPDEVDFPIPGNDDAIRSVNLLTRVVADAVAEGLIARHNRATGTTEAPEEPLAEWERELLEGSKTEEAPAAEAAPAAEEAAAPAVEEAAPAAEEAPAAAEAPAADADK; from the coding sequence ATGCCCGTCGTAACTATGCGCCAGCTGCTTGACAGCGGCGTCCACTTTGGACACCAGACCCGCCGTTGGAACCCGAAGATGAAGCGATTCATCTTCACGGAGCGCAACGGCATCTACATCATTGACCTTCAGCAGTCGCTGTCCTACATCGACCGCGCCTTCGAGTTCGTAAAGGCCACCGTTGCACACGGCGGCACCGTACTCTTCGTCGGCACCAAGAAGCAGGCCCAGGAATCCATTGCTGAGCAGGCTACCCGCGTTGGCCAGCCGTACGTGAACCAGCGCTGGCTCGGCGGTATGCTGACCAACTTCCAGACCGTTTCCAAGCGCATCCAGCGCATGAAGGAACTGGAAGAGATCGACTTCGACGACGTCGCCGGTTCCGCGTACACCAAGAAGGAACTGCTGCTCCTTCGCCGTGAACTCACCAAGCTGGAAACCAACCTCGGCGGTATCCGCAACCTGACCAAGGCACCTTCCGTGCTCTGGATCGTGGACACCAAGAAGGAACACCTGGCCGTTGACGAAGCCAAGAAGCTGAACATCCCGGTTGTGGCCATCCTGGACACCAACTGCGATCCTGACGAAGTCGACTTCCCGATCCCGGGCAACGACGACGCCATCCGCTCCGTGAACCTGCTGACCCGCGTTGTCGCCGACGCCGTTGCCGAGGGCCTGATCGCCCGCCACAACCGCGCCACGGGCACCACGGAAGCTCCGGAAGAGCCGCTGGCTGAGTGGGAGCGCGAACTCCTCGAAGGCAGCAAAACTGAAGAAGCTCCCGCCGCTGAGGCTGCTCCGGCTGCAGAAGAAGCTGCCGCTCCGGCAGTAGAAGAAGCTGCTCCGGCTGCCGAGGAAGCTCCGGCTGCTGCCGAGGCTCCCGCCGCAGACGCTGACAAGTAA
- a CDS encoding DMT family transporter yields MVWVAVLLAVLGAFCLAFGAQKQGSAVKADTGGLALSSNGFLRLLRNPRWVLGLLLLCVGMGMNAVALVSAPLTVVQPIGAIALVITTVVNARDQDITINRATMVSIAACVTGSALFVLLAVNVTQENHHVSQDDELTIVLLLALAVSVFGTLAVMFRHRMSAFVYILGAGVLFGFVAVLTRIIGKHLLDPNGLALLNVQWYSVVAIAAAGGLGSWFVQSAYSGGPPDLVIAGLTVIDPIVGIAIGIVILGELRPDVHAVMAIAMATAASLAIVGVIALSRHHPEVTKRRKDARKAAGGAAH; encoded by the coding sequence ATGGTGTGGGTGGCGGTTCTGTTGGCGGTGCTGGGGGCGTTTTGCCTTGCCTTCGGAGCGCAGAAGCAGGGGAGCGCCGTCAAAGCCGACACCGGCGGGCTGGCGCTGAGTTCAAACGGCTTCCTCCGCCTGCTCCGTAATCCGCGGTGGGTGCTGGGACTACTCCTGCTGTGCGTCGGGATGGGAATGAACGCGGTGGCGCTGGTCTCCGCGCCGCTGACGGTGGTGCAGCCGATCGGCGCAATTGCGCTGGTTATTACCACCGTGGTGAACGCCCGCGACCAGGACATCACCATCAACCGGGCCACCATGGTCTCCATTGCGGCCTGTGTGACCGGCTCCGCGCTTTTTGTCCTCCTCGCTGTCAACGTGACGCAGGAGAACCACCACGTGAGCCAGGACGACGAACTCACCATTGTGCTGCTGCTGGCACTGGCCGTCAGCGTGTTCGGTACCCTGGCGGTCATGTTCCGGCACCGGATGAGCGCGTTTGTCTACATCCTCGGCGCCGGCGTACTGTTCGGCTTCGTCGCGGTACTGACACGTATCATCGGCAAGCACCTGCTGGATCCGAACGGGCTGGCACTGCTTAATGTCCAGTGGTATTCGGTGGTGGCCATCGCGGCTGCCGGCGGCCTGGGTTCCTGGTTTGTGCAGAGCGCCTACTCGGGTGGCCCGCCGGACCTGGTCATCGCCGGGCTGACGGTCATCGACCCGATTGTGGGGATCGCCATCGGCATCGTGATCCTGGGCGAGCTGCGCCCGGACGTCCACGCCGTGATGGCGATTGCCATGGCTACGGCTGCTTCCCTTGCTATCGTGGGGGTGATCGCCCTTTCCAGGCACCATCCCGAGGTCACCAAGCGCAGGAAAGATGCGCGGAAGGCGGCGGGCGGGGCGGCCCACTAG
- a CDS encoding tyrosine-type recombinase/integrase — MPGTFETDLASYEKWLGIYQRPGSVKLRLYYARRLSKWSPEVSPWELSTQQLGYFVLSCGKSPSTRKNVADALRALYRWGAMIGKVETNPADSLPRIAVPRAVPNPTPAGALRRALTEAPRSVDVVLILVATLSGLRRSELAQLHSRDIRSGVIRVEGKGGHERMVPLHPVLQEVLAGIDDGFLFPSEKNPTGHMLPGSIGQRLGDLLGPGWSGHTLRHLFATSAFATTLDILAVQQLLGHRNINTTMGYTLVPSLHLQEAVNGIELPLNVFELKQLQKAG, encoded by the coding sequence ATGCCTGGAACCTTTGAAACCGACCTGGCGAGCTATGAGAAGTGGCTGGGTATCTACCAGCGGCCCGGGTCTGTGAAACTGCGCCTCTACTACGCGCGGCGACTCAGTAAGTGGAGCCCAGAAGTGAGCCCGTGGGAACTCTCAACACAGCAGCTAGGCTACTTTGTTCTGAGTTGCGGCAAGTCTCCATCGACGAGAAAGAATGTGGCGGACGCACTTCGGGCGTTGTACCGGTGGGGCGCCATGATTGGAAAAGTCGAGACGAACCCGGCCGATAGCCTACCTCGTATAGCTGTACCCCGCGCGGTACCCAATCCGACGCCTGCCGGCGCCTTGCGGCGCGCCCTCACCGAGGCACCGCGTTCTGTAGATGTCGTTCTGATCCTGGTGGCAACTTTGTCTGGTCTGCGCCGGTCGGAACTAGCGCAACTACACTCCAGGGATATACGTAGTGGTGTGATCCGTGTAGAAGGTAAAGGCGGCCATGAGCGTATGGTGCCACTTCATCCAGTGCTTCAAGAGGTACTCGCCGGAATTGACGACGGGTTTCTATTTCCTTCCGAGAAAAACCCGACCGGCCACATGCTCCCAGGTTCCATTGGCCAACGACTTGGCGACCTCCTCGGTCCAGGCTGGTCCGGACATACGCTCCGGCACCTTTTTGCAACCTCCGCATTTGCCACGACCTTAGACATCCTCGCTGTCCAGCAGCTTCTCGGGCATCGAAATATCAACACGACCATGGGTTACACCTTGGTCCCATCTCTACACCTCCAAGAGGCCGTGAACGGCATCGAACTTCCGCTCAATGTCTTCGAACTGAAACAATTGCAAAAAGCCGGATAG
- a CDS encoding glycosyltransferase, with protein sequence MTMPSDQPPLTVLIAADTYPPHINGAAQFSYRLAKGMTGRGHNVHVLACRADNGASFTEFRSEATVHRLRSHGVFTHEYFRICFPWEIKKEISLLFDRVNPDVVHIQSHYMIGEHVLYEAAKRGIRIVATNHFMPENLNPFLPFPQWFKDIIGKISWKDMGKVMGQADVVTTPTPLAAKAMHQHAFLHKVLPLSNGIDSAAYELQPGEVIEPHANPTVVFVGRLAEEKHVDVLINAVSKTPAVLNVHLEIVGGGEVRSALEAQAERLGLGERVKFLGLASDEDLREAYIKADLFCMPGTAELQSLVTLEAMSASTPVLLADAMALPHLVRDGENGYLFTPNDSDDLAAKITRILQLPAGERAAMGQASRRMVEPHSIEGTLQTFEDLYRGASYDDKAV encoded by the coding sequence GTGACAATGCCCTCTGACCAGCCTCCCCTGACTGTCCTGATTGCCGCGGATACGTATCCGCCCCACATCAACGGGGCTGCCCAGTTCAGCTATCGGCTCGCGAAGGGCATGACAGGCCGCGGCCATAACGTGCATGTGCTTGCCTGCCGAGCGGATAATGGCGCGAGCTTCACGGAGTTCCGCTCCGAGGCCACCGTGCACCGCCTCCGGTCGCATGGAGTGTTCACGCACGAATACTTCCGCATCTGTTTCCCCTGGGAAATCAAGAAGGAGATCAGCCTCCTTTTCGATCGTGTGAACCCTGATGTGGTTCACATTCAGAGCCACTACATGATCGGCGAGCACGTCCTCTACGAAGCGGCGAAGCGGGGCATCAGGATCGTGGCCACCAACCACTTCATGCCGGAGAACCTGAACCCGTTCCTGCCGTTCCCGCAGTGGTTCAAGGACATCATCGGCAAGATCTCCTGGAAGGACATGGGCAAGGTCATGGGCCAGGCTGACGTAGTCACCACGCCCACACCCCTTGCCGCCAAGGCCATGCACCAGCACGCTTTCCTGCACAAGGTACTGCCTCTCTCCAACGGTATTGACTCTGCAGCCTATGAGCTGCAGCCCGGCGAAGTGATCGAACCGCATGCGAACCCAACAGTGGTGTTTGTGGGGCGCCTGGCCGAGGAAAAACACGTGGACGTGCTCATCAATGCTGTGTCCAAGACACCCGCGGTGCTCAACGTCCACCTGGAAATTGTGGGCGGCGGCGAAGTCCGCTCCGCCCTTGAAGCGCAGGCGGAACGGCTCGGACTGGGGGAGCGGGTGAAATTCCTGGGACTGGCCAGCGATGAAGACCTCCGGGAGGCCTACATCAAGGCGGATCTGTTCTGCATGCCGGGGACCGCTGAGCTTCAGTCCCTGGTGACCCTTGAAGCCATGTCAGCCTCCACGCCCGTCCTGCTCGCGGATGCCATGGCACTGCCGCACCTGGTGCGCGACGGTGAGAACGGCTACCTGTTCACGCCCAACGACAGCGACGACCTCGCAGCCAAGATCACACGGATCCTCCAGTTGCCAGCCGGGGAACGGGCAGCAATGGGCCAGGCCAGCCGGCGGATGGTGGAACCTCACAGCATCGAGGGCACGCTGCAGACCTTCGAGGACCTCTACCGGGGTGCAAGCTACGACGACAAAGCGGTCTGA
- a CDS encoding acyl-CoA dehydrogenase family protein, protein MSKASVDINNLPYADGDFFAFEQLLTAKEQDRLAEIRGFLAREVRPIAVDCWNRGEFPMELIPKLAEIDLVSPVRRQGYSNLFAGLVHAEATRADTSIATFMGVHDGLFTGSIEALASQEQQEAWLPDIYSLKKIGAFGLTEPLGGSDVAGGTRTTAQRDGDSWILSGAKRWIGNATFSDWVVIYARDLADNQVKGFLVDTALPGFSATKIENKVSLRTVQNADIVLANVVVPDFFKLAGANTFRDTNKVLKVTRLSVGWQAVGQQLAAFDVARRYAVERHQFGRPLASFQLVQSQLVQILGNAVSSMGMMVRLSQLEDAGQAKDEQSALAKAFTTARMRESVAIGRSLLGGNGIVTDFEMAKIFADAEAIYSYEGTHEINTLVTGRAITGISAIV, encoded by the coding sequence ATGTCCAAAGCCTCTGTTGACATCAACAACCTTCCGTACGCCGACGGCGACTTCTTCGCCTTCGAGCAGCTTCTCACCGCCAAGGAGCAGGACCGGCTGGCCGAGATCCGGGGTTTCCTTGCCCGCGAAGTCCGGCCGATTGCCGTGGACTGCTGGAACCGGGGCGAGTTCCCCATGGAACTCATTCCCAAGCTGGCCGAAATCGACCTGGTCAGCCCCGTGCGGCGCCAGGGCTACTCGAACCTGTTTGCCGGCCTGGTCCACGCCGAGGCCACGCGCGCCGATACCTCCATCGCCACCTTCATGGGGGTCCACGACGGACTCTTCACCGGCTCCATCGAAGCCCTTGCCTCGCAGGAACAGCAGGAGGCCTGGCTCCCGGACATCTATTCGCTGAAGAAGATCGGCGCGTTCGGGCTCACCGAACCACTGGGCGGTTCCGACGTCGCGGGCGGCACGCGCACCACGGCACAGCGCGACGGCGACAGCTGGATCCTCAGCGGCGCCAAGCGCTGGATCGGCAACGCGACGTTCTCGGATTGGGTGGTCATCTACGCCCGGGACCTCGCCGATAACCAGGTCAAGGGCTTCCTCGTGGATACGGCGCTGCCCGGATTCAGTGCCACCAAGATTGAAAACAAGGTCTCCCTCCGGACCGTCCAGAATGCAGACATCGTCCTGGCGAACGTGGTGGTTCCGGACTTCTTCAAGCTGGCAGGTGCCAACACCTTCCGCGACACCAACAAGGTCCTGAAGGTCACACGGCTGTCCGTCGGTTGGCAGGCAGTCGGCCAGCAGTTGGCGGCGTTTGACGTGGCCCGCCGCTACGCCGTGGAACGCCACCAGTTCGGCCGTCCGCTGGCGTCGTTCCAGCTCGTCCAAAGCCAGCTGGTGCAGATCCTCGGGAACGCCGTCAGCTCCATGGGCATGATGGTCCGGCTTTCCCAGCTCGAGGACGCCGGCCAGGCCAAGGACGAACAGTCCGCCCTGGCCAAGGCATTCACCACTGCCCGGATGCGCGAGAGCGTGGCGATCGGCCGCAGCCTCCTGGGCGGCAACGGCATCGTGACGGACTTCGAGATGGCCAAGATCTTTGCAGACGCTGAAGCCATCTACTCCTATGAGGGAACCCATGAGATCAACACCCTCGTGACCGGCCGCGCCATCACCGGGATCTCCGCCATCGTCTAG
- a CDS encoding glutaredoxin family protein, with protein MSIKIYSSSSCPQCAMTKRLYDRDGIVYESVVIDNNDAVQARLRADGHRQLPVVETATATWTGFQPELIKASIEHHKASQTSGAVVEGLSMS; from the coding sequence GTGAGCATCAAAATATACTCAAGCAGCAGTTGCCCCCAATGCGCCATGACCAAGCGCCTGTACGACCGTGACGGCATCGTCTACGAATCGGTCGTGATCGACAACAACGATGCCGTTCAGGCCCGTCTGAGAGCCGATGGCCACCGGCAGCTGCCCGTCGTAGAAACCGCGACGGCGACGTGGACCGGGTTCCAGCCCGAACTCATCAAAGCCAGCATCGAACACCACAAAGCCTCGCAAACCTCCGGCGCCGTAGTCGAAGGACTATCCATGTCCTAG
- a CDS encoding sigma-70 family RNA polymerase sigma factor, translating into MGNKGDSEEVLWRQSLLGQGEAFGALYDRHRDRVFRHAYRLCGNHHDAEDIIAASFLELWRRRKQVRVVEGTILPWLLVTTTNMARNSARAALRYPRLLNALPRTEDMSDPTADSYRSYQDALDQNLARALATLTAEDLHLITLVVFEEHTIVAAAVVLKLTPAAAKSRIHRARQRLRAALDGDASINPPTAPTPVLEGERT; encoded by the coding sequence ATGGGGAACAAAGGAGACAGCGAAGAGGTGTTGTGGCGCCAGAGCCTTCTGGGCCAGGGCGAGGCCTTTGGCGCCTTGTATGACCGGCATCGGGACAGGGTATTCCGCCACGCGTACCGGCTGTGCGGGAACCACCACGACGCTGAAGACATCATAGCGGCCTCCTTCCTTGAGCTCTGGCGGCGGCGAAAGCAGGTCCGGGTCGTGGAAGGAACGATCCTTCCGTGGCTGCTGGTGACGACCACGAACATGGCACGCAACAGCGCCCGCGCGGCTCTGCGCTACCCACGCCTCCTGAACGCCCTTCCCCGAACCGAGGACATGAGCGACCCAACAGCAGATTCTTACCGCTCTTACCAGGACGCTCTTGACCAGAACCTTGCACGGGCTCTGGCCACACTGACCGCCGAGGACCTGCACTTGATCACCCTGGTCGTTTTCGAGGAGCACACCATCGTTGCTGCCGCCGTCGTCCTGAAGCTGACCCCTGCCGCAGCGAAATCACGGATCCACCGGGCCCGTCAGCGCCTAAGAGCAGCCCTCGACGGTGATGCGTCAATTAACCCGCCCACAGCTCCAACCCCGGTTTTGGAAGGAGAACGGACATGA
- the tsf gene encoding translation elongation factor Ts: protein MANYTAADIKALRERTGAGMMDVKKALDEANGDAEKAIEIIRIKGLKGATKREGRSTAEGLVAAKVSNGVGIMIEVNCETDFVAKADKFIQLADKVLAVAVESGAADLDTLLAIEVDGKPLSEVVVEEGAILGEKVVVRKLSRIVGGTVDAYLHKTSKDLPAQVGVLFAVDGEGEAAATAAHDIAVHIAAMSPNYLTREDVPSDLVESERRIAEETAKAEGKPEAAMTKIVEGRVTGFFKGEVLVDQAFAKDAKKSVAQVLEEAGVKGTSFARFRVGS from the coding sequence ATGGCGAACTACACTGCCGCCGATATCAAGGCTCTGCGCGAGCGCACCGGCGCCGGCATGATGGATGTCAAGAAGGCTCTTGACGAAGCCAACGGTGACGCCGAAAAGGCCATCGAGATCATCCGCATCAAGGGCCTCAAGGGCGCTACCAAGCGCGAAGGCCGCTCCACCGCTGAAGGCCTGGTGGCCGCTAAGGTCAGCAACGGCGTCGGCATCATGATCGAGGTCAACTGCGAGACCGACTTCGTCGCCAAGGCTGACAAGTTCATCCAGCTGGCTGACAAGGTCCTGGCCGTGGCTGTCGAGTCCGGCGCTGCCGACCTCGACACCCTCCTGGCCATCGAGGTTGACGGCAAGCCGCTGTCCGAGGTTGTCGTCGAAGAGGGCGCAATCCTCGGCGAGAAGGTTGTTGTCCGCAAGCTCTCCCGCATTGTGGGCGGCACCGTTGACGCTTACCTGCACAAGACGTCCAAGGATCTCCCGGCCCAGGTCGGCGTCCTGTTCGCTGTTGACGGTGAAGGCGAAGCCGCTGCCACCGCCGCACACGACATCGCAGTGCACATCGCAGCGATGTCCCCGAACTACCTGACCCGTGAAGACGTTCCGTCCGACCTGGTCGAGTCCGAGCGTCGCATCGCCGAAGAGACCGCCAAGGCTGAAGGCAAGCCCGAGGCTGCAATGACCAAGATTGTGGAAGGCCGCGTTACGGGCTTCTTCAAGGGTGAGGTCCTGGTTGACCAGGCTTTCGCCAAGGACGCCAAGAAGTCTGTGGCGCAGGTCCTCGAAGAGGCCGGCGTTAAGGGCACGTCCTTCGCACGTTTCCGCGTCGGCTCCTAG
- a CDS encoding CDP-alcohol phosphatidyltransferase family protein, which translates to MRFIGAGARPGRPQIDHDRVFTIPNALTVLRFMGVPFFVWLVLARKEFGIAVVVLVVMAGTDWIDGYVARRFDQASKLGRVMDPLADRLALIAVAVTLVIAGVVHWLYLAALLVPDAVLLVLTLSYFRGHPDLTVSRVGKIRTGLLLLGTPLLVLSRLDTPFDGPLYIAAWIVLGLGLAGHWIAAYNYFWAILRKGRQQSHHDGGTA; encoded by the coding sequence TTGAGGTTCATCGGCGCTGGCGCGCGACCCGGCCGCCCCCAGATTGACCACGACCGCGTCTTCACCATCCCCAACGCCCTGACGGTGCTGCGCTTTATGGGCGTGCCCTTTTTTGTCTGGCTGGTCCTGGCCCGGAAGGAGTTTGGGATCGCCGTGGTGGTTCTGGTGGTCATGGCGGGAACCGACTGGATTGATGGCTACGTGGCCCGCCGCTTCGACCAGGCGTCCAAGCTGGGCCGGGTCATGGACCCACTGGCTGACCGGCTGGCCCTGATCGCGGTGGCGGTCACCCTGGTGATTGCCGGCGTCGTCCATTGGCTGTACCTGGCCGCACTCCTGGTGCCGGACGCCGTGCTCCTGGTGCTGACCCTCTCCTACTTCCGGGGCCACCCGGACCTGACGGTGAGCCGCGTGGGCAAAATCCGCACCGGACTCCTGCTTCTGGGCACACCACTGCTGGTCCTCTCGCGATTGGACACCCCGTTTGACGGGCCGCTGTACATCGCGGCATGGATCGTGCTGGGACTCGGGCTCGCCGGCCACTGGATTGCCGCGTACAACTATTTCTGGGCCATTCTGCGGAAGGGCCGCCAGCAGTCCCATCACGACGGCGGCACTGCCTGA
- a CDS encoding M23 family metallopeptidase, which translates to MKATLVLAAVLLLPAVAAPADTAPHASWEWPLSPRPAVLRAFDPPDKPWMSGHRGVDLEATHDGVPVTSPESGTVSFVGVVVDRPVITIDHGGGLRSSFEPVESTLTVGTLVAKGDTIGTLQPGHCAANACVHWGVRRGDVYVNPLEFVTDLRPSILLPLRLDDG; encoded by the coding sequence ATGAAAGCAACGCTTGTCCTCGCCGCCGTGCTTCTGCTTCCGGCCGTGGCGGCTCCAGCGGATACAGCGCCGCACGCTTCCTGGGAGTGGCCGCTCTCCCCCAGGCCCGCGGTGCTGCGCGCCTTTGACCCGCCGGACAAGCCGTGGATGAGCGGGCACCGGGGCGTGGACCTTGAGGCAACGCACGACGGCGTACCGGTCACCTCGCCGGAGTCCGGCACCGTCAGTTTTGTGGGAGTGGTGGTGGACCGCCCCGTGATCACGATCGATCACGGGGGCGGCCTCCGGAGCAGTTTTGAGCCAGTCGAAAGCACTCTTACGGTCGGAACCCTGGTGGCGAAGGGCGACACCATCGGAACGCTTCAACCCGGTCACTGCGCCGCCAATGCCTGCGTCCACTGGGGCGTCAGGCGCGGGGACGTGTACGTCAATCCGCTCGAATTTGTCACGGACCTCCGTCCATCCATCCTGTTGCCCCTGCGGCTGGACGACGGCTGA
- a CDS encoding AAA family ATPase: MSESTLEPLQMRVRPQANIIDGLGTSVPAQTAADARKVLVQTARLQGRSILVGQQGYNETFPRTTHTLRIHADGHIESDPVDVQHAEWTVAYHSWTVDVPGQSPYLTAGIDYALADAQNLANDSSLPVSVHFEDIKDSNHDDAAVLIRPNCTRAAESEMKTPRAASVSQLQAESASTSRADAPAGPDESAAIRFSRAKQPAPTGPALIGWRGAMNRTFYTRLGPGGHEKQLRAWRNAIQRGLNGHKTICGMNLKGGVGKTTFAFMLAATFGRIRGGNVVAWDNNENQGNLDERSRSANHDHTVIDLLDNIDEVRAPGGAEKLVNYVRPQGEDKFHVLSSANRASNQVRINRETFSQAHAALREFYHLTVIDTGNATNASTWQATAEAADLMVMVTTNKEDGARKAFATIDDLITKGHADKLANGIAVINQPSNASPDRLQRIIDGMRAHVRACVVIPFDPALDEGEEISYEALNSMTKEAYMKAAALIINGL; this comes from the coding sequence ATGAGCGAGAGCACTTTGGAACCGCTGCAGATGCGAGTCCGCCCGCAAGCAAACATCATCGATGGCCTCGGCACTTCCGTGCCGGCCCAAACAGCGGCTGACGCCCGCAAGGTCTTGGTTCAGACAGCCCGTCTCCAGGGCCGTTCCATCCTCGTCGGCCAGCAGGGCTACAACGAGACTTTCCCCCGAACCACACACACCTTGCGGATCCATGCCGACGGCCACATCGAGAGCGACCCCGTGGACGTCCAACACGCCGAGTGGACTGTGGCCTACCACTCGTGGACCGTCGACGTGCCGGGGCAAAGCCCATACCTGACTGCAGGCATCGATTATGCTCTGGCCGACGCCCAGAATCTCGCCAATGACAGCAGCCTCCCCGTAAGCGTGCATTTTGAGGACATCAAGGACAGCAACCACGACGACGCGGCCGTGCTAATCCGCCCCAACTGCACCAGGGCCGCCGAATCGGAGATGAAAACACCGCGGGCCGCTTCGGTCAGTCAATTGCAGGCCGAATCCGCGTCCACGTCGAGGGCGGATGCGCCGGCTGGGCCTGATGAGTCAGCCGCGATCCGGTTCAGCCGGGCCAAGCAGCCGGCACCGACAGGACCGGCCCTCATCGGTTGGCGCGGCGCGATGAACCGCACGTTCTACACGAGGCTCGGTCCCGGCGGGCACGAGAAGCAGCTTCGCGCCTGGCGGAACGCGATCCAGCGCGGCCTCAACGGTCACAAGACCATCTGCGGGATGAACCTCAAGGGCGGTGTCGGCAAGACGACATTTGCTTTCATGCTTGCCGCAACCTTCGGACGGATCCGCGGCGGAAACGTCGTGGCGTGGGACAACAACGAAAACCAGGGCAACCTGGATGAACGATCCCGCTCTGCCAACCATGACCACACCGTTATTGACCTGCTCGATAACATCGACGAAGTCCGAGCACCCGGCGGTGCCGAAAAATTGGTCAACTACGTCCGCCCGCAGGGAGAGGACAAGTTCCATGTGCTCTCCAGCGCGAACAGAGCAAGCAACCAGGTGCGCATCAACAGGGAGACCTTCAGCCAGGCGCACGCCGCACTGCGCGAGTTCTACCACCTGACCGTGATTGACACCGGCAACGCGACCAACGCCTCGACGTGGCAAGCAACGGCCGAGGCAGCCGACCTGATGGTGATGGTCACCACTAACAAGGAAGATGGTGCACGGAAGGCTTTCGCTACCATAGACGACCTGATCACCAAGGGCCACGCGGACAAGCTCGCTAACGGCATCGCCGTGATCAATCAGCCATCGAACGCCAGTCCGGACCGGCTTCAGCGAATCATCGACGGCATGCGAGCCCACGTCCGGGCCTGTGTGGTCATACCCTTCGACCCCGCCCTGGACGAGGGCGAGGAAATCTCTTACGAGGCCCTCAACTCCATGACCAAAGAAGCCTACATGAAGGCCGCCGCCCTCATCATCAACGGCCTCTGA
- a CDS encoding multidrug effflux MFS transporter yields the protein MTIHSNPGDSLTRRRKLMYILLLGALTALGPFTIDLYLPAFPALEASLGVTEAQVQLTLAGTTVGFALGQLVVGPFSDKFGRRLPLILATALHIASSVGAALSTDISTLGLFRVLMGVGAAGGGVVAMAMVRDLFSGYAMVRMFSRMALVNGLAPILAPVIGSQLLLVMPWPGIFVFLAGYGTLVIIAALFVVRETLPPEKRGLTGMTAAQRYKVLFTDRIFVGLLLVGGMNFAGLFTYLSASPFLFQDIFGFSPQEYGLLFGINSLGIVAGVQISSRLIRTVPPQWILACSTAWMFLMALLIVVFDQAGLGLWGVMVPLWFYIMGTGFTFPCVQVLALSSHGAQAGTAASLLGAATFLMAGLVSPVVGWLGITSSTPMGAVQAACILLAIAGLWLIVRPRTVPSIH from the coding sequence GTGACCATTCACTCAAATCCGGGCGATTCGCTGACCCGCCGCCGGAAACTGATGTACATCCTCCTCCTCGGTGCCCTCACCGCATTGGGACCCTTCACGATCGACCTGTACCTGCCTGCGTTCCCGGCACTGGAAGCGAGCCTGGGGGTCACCGAGGCCCAGGTCCAGCTGACCCTGGCCGGCACCACCGTGGGCTTTGCCCTGGGCCAGCTGGTGGTGGGCCCGTTCAGCGACAAGTTCGGCCGGCGGCTCCCGCTGATCCTGGCCACCGCGCTGCACATCGCCTCCTCCGTAGGAGCCGCCCTGTCCACCGACATCTCCACCCTGGGCCTCTTCCGCGTCCTCATGGGTGTGGGTGCTGCAGGCGGCGGAGTGGTGGCCATGGCAATGGTGCGGGACCTGTTCTCCGGCTATGCCATGGTCCGGATGTTCTCGCGCATGGCACTGGTGAACGGGCTGGCGCCGATCCTGGCCCCGGTGATCGGATCACAGCTGCTCCTGGTAATGCCCTGGCCCGGAATCTTTGTGTTCCTGGCCGGCTACGGCACCCTGGTCATCATCGCGGCCCTTTTTGTGGTCCGCGAAACATTGCCACCGGAGAAGCGCGGCCTGACAGGCATGACTGCCGCCCAACGCTACAAGGTTCTTTTCACGGACCGGATCTTCGTGGGCCTGTTGCTTGTGGGCGGCATGAACTTTGCCGGCCTCTTCACGTATCTGTCCGCGTCGCCGTTCCTCTTCCAGGACATTTTCGGGTTCTCGCCCCAGGAATACGGCCTGCTGTTCGGCATCAACTCGCTGGGCATTGTGGCCGGCGTCCAGATCAGCTCCAGGCTCATCCGTACTGTCCCGCCGCAGTGGATCCTGGCCTGTTCCACGGCCTGGATGTTCCTTATGGCCCTGCTGATCGTAGTCTTTGACCAGGCCGGCCTGGGGCTCTGGGGCGTGATGGTTCCGCTCTGGTTCTACATCATGGGCACAGGCTTCACGTTCCCCTGCGTGCAGGTGCTGGCGCTGTCCAGCCACGGCGCCCAGGCCGGAACCGCCGCCTCGCTCCTGGGCGCGGCGACCTTCCTGATGGCCGGCCTGGTTTCCCCGGTGGTGGGCTGGCTGGGCATCACCAGCTCCACCCCCATGGGCGCCGTGCAGGCCGCGTGCATCCTGCTGGCGATAGCGGGCCTCTGGCTGATCGTCAGGCCGCGCACCGTGCCGTCGATCCACTGA